One region of Cottoperca gobio chromosome 19, fCotGob3.1, whole genome shotgun sequence genomic DNA includes:
- the cdc42ep4b gene encoding cdc42 effector protein 4, whose protein sequence is MPILKQLNHSNQSKRRSRADLTAEMISAPMGDFRHTMHVGRGGDAFGDTSFLSTRSGEPPREPETKQGSPGPKPGLLSRTFRSSKRSQSVNRGDKYEYNMMAPSGGSSTYVKNAISMPYLNDDEINRGHQLPKSASSSPMKRLSEIENKPVNGAAAMATLDAEFEERHFGELTDLPPSMPKGGGMKHAESIMSFHIDLGPSMLGDILSVMEKKGWEEDDLGYEEGEGRASPSLIPHIDDDEEEEEEEEEQAPARPPRSMYQQKSMVDPYTPELHARNNHHNLDSCSVSSAGSVTEEKPQYHIHDGDTDSAKYSSPRREENGDFTFMDDDDDEIRV, encoded by the coding sequence ATGCCTATTCTCAAGCAGCTCAACCACTCTAACCAGTCCAAGCGGCGGTCTCGGGCTGACCTGACCGCAGAGATGATCAGCGCTCCAATGGGGGACTTCCGCCACACCATGCACGTCGGCAGGGGAGGAGATGCCTTTGGGGACACTTCGTTTCTTAGCACCCGATCAGGGGAACCTCCCAGGGAGCCGGAAACAAAGCAGGGCTCTCCGGGGCCCAAACCAGGGCTGCTGTCCCGCACCTTCAGAAGCAGCAAGCGCTCTCAGTCAGTAAACCGGGGGGACAAGTATGAGTACAATATGATGGCGCCTTCCGGTGGCTCGTCCACCTATGTGAAAAACGCCATATCCATGCCTTACCTAAACGATGACGAAATTAACAGAGGCCACCAACTGCCGAAGAGCGCTTCCTCAAGCCCCATGAAGAGGCTGTCGGAGATTGAGAACAAGCCGGTAAATGGAGCTGCAGCGATGGCGACACTGGATGCAGAGTTCGAAGAGCGTCATTTCGGCGAACTTACAGATTTGCCTCCATCCATGCCTAAGGGAGGCGGAATGAAGCACGCAGAGTCCATCATGTCCTTCCATATCGACTTGGGGCCCTCCATGCTCGGGGATATATTGAGCGTGATGGAAAAGAAAGGCTGGGAGGAAGACGACCTCGGCTACGAAGAGGGCGAGGGCCGTGCATCGCCCTCCCTCATCCCCCACATAGAtgacgatgaggaggaggaggaggaggaggaggagcaggccCCTGCAAGGCCACCGCGCAGCATGTACCAGCAGAAGTCCATGGTGGATCCCTACACCCCAGAGCTACACGCCAGGAACAACCACCACAACCTGGATAGCTGCTCCGTGTCCAGCGCCGGCTCAGTCACCGAGGAGAAACCTCAGTACCACATCCACGACGGGGACACTGACAGTGCGAAGTACAGCTCGCCACGTAGGGAGGAAAACGGAGATTTCACCTTCATGGATGACGACGACGATGAGATTCGAGTGTAA